The following proteins are co-located in the Micromonospora coriariae genome:
- a CDS encoding TetR/AcrR family transcriptional regulator, which translates to MRRALTRKGEATRARIVAGAAAEIRERGVDETRLEDVMARTGTSKGQLFHYFPDGKDELLLAVAQHEADQVLIDQEPMLSNLTSWPAWLAWRNRLIERYLAQGVQCPLNGLLGQVGRRGPGAQAVVTGLMRRWQEAIVEGIRHMQSTGDIAPEVDADRAAAALLAGIQGGVLLLLATGKIDHLEATLDVTIDSLRVGARTA; encoded by the coding sequence ATGAGGCGCGCGTTGACCCGCAAGGGCGAGGCGACCCGGGCGCGGATCGTCGCCGGCGCCGCCGCCGAGATCCGCGAGCGCGGCGTCGACGAGACGCGCCTCGAGGACGTGATGGCCCGCACCGGCACCAGCAAGGGCCAGCTCTTCCACTACTTCCCTGATGGCAAGGACGAGCTGCTGCTCGCCGTGGCCCAGCACGAGGCCGACCAGGTGCTCATCGACCAGGAGCCGATGCTCAGCAACCTGACGTCCTGGCCGGCGTGGCTGGCGTGGCGTAACCGGCTGATCGAGCGCTACCTCGCACAGGGCGTGCAGTGCCCGCTCAACGGTCTGCTCGGCCAGGTGGGCCGGCGTGGGCCGGGCGCGCAGGCGGTGGTGACCGGGCTCATGCGGCGCTGGCAGGAGGCGATCGTCGAGGGCATCCGGCACATGCAGTCGACCGGGGACATCGCCCCCGAGGTCGACGCCGACCGTGCCGCCGCGGCGCTGCTGGCCGGCATCCAGGGCGGCGTCCTGCTGCTGCTCGCCACCGGAAAGATCGACCACCTTGAGGCCACCCTGGACGTCACCATCGACTCCCTTCGGGTGGGTGCCCGCACCGCCTGA
- a CDS encoding ABC-F family ATP-binding cassette domain-containing protein, translating to MSTRPALIAHDLLRVRGERRVLDGVSLTAAPGHRIGLIGENGTGKTTLLRVLAGVDQPDSGTVARPPNLGFLHQEMPYDPSATLAAILDDALREARADLAELDRLGAALSDAPEGAERHAQLLAAYGEALERAQDRDAWDADRRGVTVLAGLGLGEMAHDRTLSELSGGQRGRLALAAMLIRRPDALLLDEPTNHLDDAAAAFCEDQLRAMPGVVVVASHDRAFLDAVCTDVIDLDPAVEGPVRYGGGYSAYLAQKRAEAERWRRRYDDEQVRLADLRQAAAVTGHQVAPGRGPRDSEKMGYGHTAGRVQNQISRRVRDATRRLETLEREQVAAPPEPLRFHAPVLATGAGDDVIATLRQVRVPGRLRVAHLEVTASDRLLVSGPNGAGKSTLLAVLAGRVGGTGAVWRRPDLRVGLLAQDTTFDDPLRTARDVFGRAVGAERAEAVPLSSLGLLAPADLDRAVAELSVGQRRRLALAVLVADPPELLLLDEPTNHLSPRLCDELEEALGTGPGAIVVASHDRRLRSRWPGRQVTLAVGPSTVGNVFVTSP from the coding sequence ATGTCTACTCGACCCGCCCTCATCGCCCATGACCTCCTGCGCGTCCGGGGTGAACGCCGGGTGCTCGATGGTGTCTCCCTGACCGCCGCGCCCGGCCACCGGATCGGCCTGATCGGCGAGAACGGCACCGGCAAGACGACCCTGTTGCGGGTCCTGGCCGGCGTCGACCAACCCGACTCCGGCACCGTCGCCCGCCCACCGAACCTCGGCTTCCTGCACCAGGAGATGCCCTACGACCCATCCGCGACGCTCGCCGCGATCCTCGACGACGCGCTGCGCGAGGCCCGAGCGGACCTCGCCGAGCTGGACCGGCTCGGCGCCGCGCTGAGCGACGCGCCGGAGGGCGCCGAGCGGCACGCCCAGCTGCTGGCCGCGTACGGCGAGGCCCTGGAACGGGCACAGGACCGTGACGCCTGGGACGCCGACCGGCGTGGCGTGACGGTGCTCGCCGGCCTCGGACTCGGCGAGATGGCACACGATCGGACGCTGAGCGAACTGTCCGGTGGGCAGCGTGGTCGCCTCGCGCTGGCCGCGATGCTGATCCGCCGGCCGGACGCATTGCTGCTCGACGAGCCCACCAACCATCTCGACGACGCGGCGGCGGCGTTCTGCGAGGACCAACTCCGCGCGATGCCCGGAGTGGTCGTGGTGGCGAGCCACGACCGGGCGTTCCTGGACGCGGTGTGCACCGACGTCATCGATCTGGACCCGGCGGTCGAGGGTCCGGTCCGCTACGGCGGTGGCTACAGCGCATATCTGGCGCAGAAACGGGCCGAGGCCGAGCGTTGGCGCCGGCGCTACGACGACGAGCAGGTGCGGCTCGCCGACCTGCGGCAGGCCGCCGCTGTGACCGGGCATCAGGTCGCACCCGGTCGCGGCCCCCGCGACAGCGAGAAGATGGGGTACGGGCACACCGCCGGCCGGGTGCAGAACCAGATCTCCCGCCGCGTCCGCGACGCCACCCGCCGGCTGGAGACGCTGGAGCGCGAGCAGGTCGCTGCGCCGCCGGAGCCGTTGCGCTTCCACGCACCTGTTCTCGCCACCGGCGCCGGCGACGACGTCATCGCCACCCTGCGCCAGGTGCGGGTACCCGGCCGGCTGCGGGTGGCGCATCTCGAGGTCACGGCGAGCGACCGGCTGTTGGTGAGCGGCCCGAACGGTGCGGGCAAGTCGACTCTGCTCGCCGTCCTGGCCGGGCGCGTCGGCGGCACCGGCGCCGTCTGGCGGCGGCCGGACCTGCGCGTCGGCCTGCTGGCTCAGGACACCACCTTCGACGATCCGCTGCGCACCGCCCGGGACGTCTTCGGTCGTGCCGTCGGTGCGGAGCGCGCCGAGGCGGTGCCGCTGTCATCGCTCGGACTGCTCGCGCCCGCGGACCTCGACCGAGCGGTGGCGGAGCTGTCGGTCGGCCAGCGTCGTCGGCTCGCCCTCGCGGTGCTCGTCGCCGACCCGCCGGAGTTGCTCCTGCTGGACGAGCCGACCAATCATCTCTCCCCGCGACTCTGTGACGAGCTGGAGGAGGCCCTCGGCACCGGTCCGGGCGCCATCGTCGTCGCCAGCCATGACCGGCGACTCAGGTCCCGCTGGCCGGGTCGCCAGGTCACTCTCGCCGTCGGGCCGTCCACTGTTGGAAACGTTTTCGTAACGAGCCCTTGA
- a CDS encoding LacI family DNA-binding transcriptional regulator translates to MGRKRLQEPADGRPTVHTVAARAGVSIASASRVLNGIGGSPETIRKVRAAAAEVGYVPNAIARSLQSQRTGLVALAVEDIGNPVYVEMMRAIESVVASSGRQLLVHATGGRIDNETALLRRLANRYVDGMIVSPIRVTDDHLTALVDSPVPVVVVGQLGADAPVDNVRTDSRHGVALAVDHLVASGRRRIGFVNGPLDTVPGTARDAGFRAALARHDIRLDEDLIEVGDFQYAAGRAATERLLARTDPDALVCANDLIAVGALHALLAAGRRVPQDVAVVGMDDTELARMMFPQLSSVSLGSAARGRRAAELLLQRIADPTVPPRREQVPPSLAIRASSGPPLPAPRPAAPATTHPTSEGVTA, encoded by the coding sequence GTGGGTCGTAAACGTTTACAGGAACCGGCTGACGGCCGGCCCACTGTGCACACGGTCGCCGCCCGCGCCGGTGTCTCCATCGCGTCCGCCTCGCGAGTGCTCAACGGCATCGGCGGCAGCCCGGAGACGATCCGCAAGGTACGCGCCGCGGCGGCCGAGGTGGGCTATGTGCCGAACGCGATCGCCCGTTCGTTGCAGTCCCAGCGCACCGGCCTTGTCGCGCTCGCCGTCGAGGACATCGGCAACCCGGTCTACGTCGAGATGATGCGCGCCATCGAGTCCGTGGTCGCCTCCTCCGGGCGGCAACTGCTGGTGCACGCCACCGGCGGACGGATCGACAACGAGACCGCCCTGCTGCGCCGGCTGGCCAACCGCTACGTGGACGGGATGATCGTCTCGCCGATCCGGGTCACCGACGACCACCTGACCGCGCTGGTGGACAGCCCGGTTCCGGTGGTGGTGGTCGGCCAGCTCGGCGCGGACGCTCCGGTCGACAACGTGCGTACCGACTCGCGGCACGGTGTGGCGCTGGCCGTGGACCACCTCGTCGCCAGCGGCCGGCGCCGTATCGGCTTCGTCAACGGCCCGCTCGACACCGTCCCGGGTACCGCCCGCGACGCCGGCTTCCGGGCCGCCCTGGCGCGACACGACATCCGGCTCGACGAGGACCTGATCGAGGTCGGCGACTTCCAGTACGCCGCCGGCCGGGCCGCCACCGAGCGGCTGCTCGCCCGCACCGACCCGGACGCCCTGGTCTGCGCCAACGACCTCATCGCGGTCGGGGCGCTGCACGCCCTGCTCGCCGCCGGGCGTCGGGTGCCGCAGGACGTCGCCGTCGTCGGCATGGACGACACCGAGCTCGCCCGGATGATGTTTCCCCAGCTCTCCAGCGTCTCGCTCGGGTCCGCCGCGCGTGGTCGCCGGGCGGCCGAGCTGCTCCTGCAACGCATCGCCGACCCGACAGTGCCGCCGCGGCGCGAGCAGGTACCTCCCAGCCTCGCCATCCGCGCGTCCAGTGGCCCGCCGCTGCCGGCACCCCGGCCGGCCGCCCCGGCGACCACCCACCCGACCAGCGAAGGGGTGACCGCATGA
- a CDS encoding carbohydrate ABC transporter permease: MTTLAERPDVERAGPARRPNRFRSDRTTIYLLLLPSLLPILVLSVFPLLRGIYLGFTDARAGRNVEVSFTGLANYRELLGDELFWNSFKIGLLWAVGVTVLQFLLALGLALLLNQQLRFRGVARVLAVVPWAMPPVVVGILWKLVYHPDAGLLNEFFHRVGADGLRTNWLGDFSTALPAVILVGVWAGMPQTTVVLLAGLQGVGRELHEAAAVDGASTWHRFRHVTLPALAPVIVAITSLDFIWNFNSFGLVYVLTAGGPGGKTMLPMLFAYEEAFRYGNYGYAAALGNVMVVLIIALLAVYLRRRLREAN; the protein is encoded by the coding sequence ATGACCACGCTGGCCGAGCGGCCGGACGTCGAACGGGCCGGACCGGCCCGCCGGCCGAACCGGTTCCGTTCCGACCGGACCACCATCTACCTTCTGCTCCTGCCGTCGCTGCTGCCGATCCTGGTGCTGTCGGTGTTTCCGCTGCTGCGCGGCATCTATCTCGGCTTCACCGACGCCCGGGCCGGGCGCAACGTCGAGGTGTCCTTCACCGGCCTGGCCAACTACCGCGAACTCCTCGGCGACGAGCTGTTCTGGAACTCGTTCAAGATCGGTCTGCTCTGGGCGGTCGGGGTGACGGTGCTCCAGTTCCTGCTCGCCCTCGGGCTGGCCCTGCTGCTCAACCAGCAGTTGCGTTTCCGGGGTGTGGCCCGGGTGCTGGCCGTGGTGCCGTGGGCGATGCCGCCGGTCGTGGTCGGCATCCTCTGGAAGCTCGTCTACCACCCGGACGCCGGCCTGCTCAACGAGTTCTTCCACCGGGTCGGCGCCGACGGGCTGCGGACCAACTGGCTCGGCGACTTCAGCACGGCACTGCCCGCCGTGATCCTCGTCGGGGTCTGGGCCGGTATGCCGCAGACCACCGTCGTCCTGCTCGCCGGCCTCCAGGGGGTGGGCCGCGAGCTGCACGAGGCCGCCGCGGTGGACGGGGCCAGCACGTGGCACCGGTTCCGGCACGTCACGCTGCCCGCCCTGGCCCCGGTGATCGTGGCGATCACGTCGCTGGACTTCATCTGGAACTTCAACTCGTTCGGGCTGGTGTACGTGCTGACCGCGGGCGGGCCGGGCGGCAAGACCATGCTGCCGATGCTCTTCGCCTACGAGGAGGCGTTCCGCTACGGCAACTACGGCTACGCCGCCGCGCTCGGCAACGTGATGGTCGTGCTCATCATCGCGCTGCTCGCCGTCTATCTCCGGCGCCGGCTGAGGGAGGCGAACTGA
- a CDS encoding carbohydrate ABC transporter permease, with product MFGKPSRTGRALQYLALLGYLIFLGFPLIWLLSTAFKPPRELVRLHPTLIPSDPTVQNFVQAFTEQELGRAALNSLQVSLSSAVLTVLVAMPASYALARFRSKLGTAALGWVLLSQLFPFVLLIIPIFLVLRQVGLANTHAGLVLIYVVWALPFALWMLQGFVRNIPRELEEAASVDGASRVQVLRRVVFPLLAPGLVATALFSFISAWNEFFFALVLIKTPDLATLPVALARFVGIEGTARLGPLAAGSLLATLPSLIFFAFMQRRLSSGSLAGAVKG from the coding sequence ATGTTCGGAAAGCCGAGCCGTACCGGGCGGGCGCTGCAGTACCTGGCGCTCCTCGGCTACCTGATCTTCCTCGGATTCCCGCTGATCTGGCTGCTCTCCACGGCCTTCAAGCCGCCGAGGGAGCTGGTGCGGCTGCACCCCACGCTGATCCCGAGCGACCCGACCGTGCAGAACTTCGTCCAGGCCTTCACCGAGCAGGAGCTGGGCCGGGCGGCACTGAACAGCCTCCAGGTCTCGCTGTCCTCGGCGGTGCTGACCGTCCTGGTCGCCATGCCGGCCTCGTACGCGCTGGCCCGGTTCCGCTCCAAGCTCGGCACCGCGGCGTTGGGCTGGGTGCTGCTGTCGCAGCTCTTCCCGTTCGTGCTGCTGATCATCCCGATCTTCCTGGTGCTGCGGCAGGTCGGCCTGGCCAACACGCACGCCGGGCTGGTGCTGATCTACGTGGTCTGGGCGCTGCCGTTCGCGCTGTGGATGCTGCAGGGCTTCGTCCGCAACATTCCTCGCGAGCTGGAGGAGGCCGCCTCGGTGGACGGGGCGAGCCGCGTGCAGGTCCTGCGCCGGGTGGTGTTCCCGTTGCTCGCCCCGGGCCTGGTCGCGACCGCGCTCTTCTCCTTCATCTCGGCCTGGAACGAGTTCTTCTTCGCCCTGGTGCTGATCAAGACGCCCGATCTGGCCACCTTGCCGGTGGCGCTGGCCCGGTTCGTCGGCATCGAGGGCACCGCCCGACTCGGGCCGCTCGCGGCCGGCTCGCTGCTGGCCACCCTGCCCAGCCTGATCTTCTTCGCGTTCATGCAACGCCGGCTCTCGTCCGGGTCGCTCGCCGGCGCGGTCAAGGGCTGA
- a CDS encoding ABC transporter substrate-binding protein, whose protein sequence is MLRTRFRRLAAATAVAVVGLGALAACGDGGGDEATSGPVKLRFLSLAWQKESLQVNKDLVAKWNAEHPDIQVEYVQGDWNSVHDQLLTSFEGGDAPDIVHYEASSIGEFSKQGYLADLSGLVSDDLKGQIDKGVWDTATFDGKVAGVPFLLESQVVIANKKLLDAAGVAVPPADGGWTWDEFQSNAQKLTKPGQYGVAWALKSPTNRVLNLALNYDGKFFYTDGGRTEVRVGDAEKEIPKRIHDMIYTAKSASPEALGMSGADTLPGFFGGKYAMLPGSVSLRQQMVEQAPAGFEWVTLPPVKGLSSKQAANPQTLSVSEDSKHKKQAAQFLEYFLNPTNMAALAKGDWLVPTGKQANEELVKVTTGKQGWDVAADSAADLTVAPFQQADGYPEWKTKYATPALQQYFANKITLDQLGTQLVDGGKQVLR, encoded by the coding sequence ATGCTCCGTACCCGATTCCGTCGACTGGCCGCGGCCACCGCGGTCGCGGTCGTCGGCCTCGGCGCGCTCGCCGCGTGCGGTGACGGCGGCGGCGACGAGGCCACGTCCGGCCCGGTCAAACTGCGCTTCCTGAGCCTCGCCTGGCAGAAGGAGTCGCTGCAGGTCAACAAGGACCTCGTCGCCAAGTGGAACGCCGAGCACCCCGACATCCAGGTCGAGTACGTCCAGGGTGACTGGAACTCGGTGCACGACCAGTTGCTGACCTCCTTCGAGGGCGGCGACGCACCGGACATCGTGCACTACGAGGCGTCCTCGATCGGTGAGTTCAGCAAGCAGGGTTACCTGGCCGATCTCTCCGGGCTCGTCTCCGACGACCTCAAGGGTCAGATCGACAAGGGCGTCTGGGACACCGCGACCTTCGACGGCAAGGTCGCAGGTGTGCCGTTCCTGCTGGAGTCGCAGGTCGTCATCGCCAACAAGAAGCTGCTCGACGCCGCCGGCGTCGCGGTGCCGCCGGCCGACGGCGGCTGGACCTGGGACGAGTTCCAGAGCAACGCGCAGAAGCTCACCAAGCCCGGCCAGTACGGCGTGGCCTGGGCGTTGAAGTCGCCGACCAACCGGGTGCTCAACCTGGCGCTCAACTACGACGGGAAGTTCTTCTACACCGACGGTGGGCGCACCGAGGTCAGGGTCGGTGACGCGGAGAAGGAGATCCCGAAGCGGATCCACGACATGATCTACACCGCGAAGTCGGCGTCCCCGGAGGCGCTCGGCATGAGCGGCGCGGACACCCTCCCCGGCTTCTTCGGCGGCAAGTACGCCATGCTGCCCGGCTCGGTGTCGCTGCGTCAGCAGATGGTCGAGCAGGCGCCGGCCGGCTTCGAGTGGGTCACCCTGCCGCCGGTCAAGGGGCTCTCCAGCAAGCAGGCCGCGAACCCGCAGACGCTCTCGGTCTCCGAGGACTCCAAGCACAAGAAGCAGGCCGCGCAGTTCCTCGAGTACTTCCTGAACCCGACCAACATGGCCGCCCTGGCCAAGGGTGACTGGCTGGTTCCGACCGGCAAGCAGGCCAACGAGGAGCTGGTCAAGGTCACCACCGGCAAGCAGGGCTGGGACGTCGCCGCGGACAGCGCCGCGGACCTGACCGTCGCCCCGTTCCAGCAGGCCGACGGCTACCCGGAGTGGAAGACCAAGTACGCCACCCCGGCTCTCCAGCAGTACTTCGCCAACAAGATCACCCTCGATCAGCTCGGTACGCAGTTGGTCGACGGTGGCAAGCAGGTTCTGAGGTAG
- a CDS encoding ADP-ribosylglycohydrolase family protein, which translates to MSLLLDTSVGCLVGAAVGDALGGATETALPEQIRARFGGWVEGIVPPYHADWATARPLAPYHKGDGHITDDTLMTHALVRAYAAKRDHLDAYDVVELLVPDLIERVVYIPDLEREGVTFHRLAAAERWLVTRLHHAHADPREAGVGNIVNCGAAMYMAPVGIVNAGDPAGAYAEAVEIAGAHQHSYGREAAAVFAAAVAAAATPGAGVEDVVTAALDLARDGTRAAIDAVVKEARSHHDWKQAIPALRAAVAPYDTVGEEYRSPGLGARRPSRLHAIEELPVAIGMLVVAGGEFRPAVLGAVNYGRDADSTATMAAAIAGALGGAAAVPTEWSEVVATASRTDLVEPGRILAAVAGEVFERDQARFTRRAERFAGLAGLAGGAGRAVPDAPDGEQTR; encoded by the coding sequence ATGTCACTCTTGCTCGACACATCGGTCGGCTGCCTGGTCGGCGCCGCGGTCGGAGACGCCCTCGGCGGCGCCACCGAGACGGCACTACCGGAGCAGATCCGCGCACGGTTCGGCGGTTGGGTCGAGGGCATCGTGCCCCCGTACCACGCCGACTGGGCCACCGCGCGACCGCTCGCGCCGTACCACAAGGGCGACGGGCACATCACCGACGACACGTTGATGACCCACGCCCTGGTCCGCGCCTACGCGGCCAAACGCGACCACCTCGACGCGTACGACGTGGTGGAGCTGCTGGTCCCCGACCTGATCGAGCGGGTGGTCTACATCCCCGACCTGGAGCGGGAGGGGGTGACCTTCCACCGGCTCGCGGCCGCCGAGCGGTGGCTGGTCACCCGCCTGCACCACGCCCACGCGGACCCGCGCGAGGCCGGGGTCGGCAACATCGTCAACTGTGGAGCGGCCATGTACATGGCCCCGGTCGGCATCGTCAACGCGGGCGATCCGGCCGGGGCGTACGCCGAGGCGGTGGAGATCGCCGGGGCGCACCAGCACAGCTACGGGCGGGAGGCCGCCGCCGTCTTCGCGGCGGCGGTCGCCGCGGCGGCGACCCCCGGCGCCGGCGTCGAGGATGTCGTCACCGCGGCGCTGGACCTGGCCCGCGACGGCACCCGGGCGGCCATCGACGCGGTGGTCAAGGAGGCCCGGAGCCACCACGACTGGAAGCAGGCGATTCCGGCGCTGCGCGCGGCGGTCGCCCCCTACGACACGGTGGGGGAGGAGTACCGGAGTCCGGGCCTCGGTGCGCGGCGGCCCAGCCGGCTGCACGCCATCGAGGAGCTACCGGTGGCCATCGGCATGCTCGTGGTAGCCGGCGGCGAGTTCCGCCCTGCGGTGCTCGGCGCGGTCAACTACGGCCGGGACGCCGACTCGACCGCGACCATGGCCGCTGCCATCGCCGGGGCGCTCGGCGGCGCCGCCGCGGTGCCGACGGAGTGGTCCGAGGTGGTCGCCACCGCCTCCAGGACCGACCTGGTGGAGCCGGGCCGGATCCTCGCGGCGGTGGCCGGCGAGGTCTTCGAGCGGGACCAGGCCCGGTTCACCCGGCGCGCGGAGCGCTTCGCCGGCCTGGCCGGCCTGGCCGGTGGCGCCGGGCGGGCCGTGCCGGACGCACCGGACGGGGAGCAGACCCGGTGA
- a CDS encoding ADP-ribosylglycohydrolase family protein: MRFTWVQPEDLLPHELAAGRDEGRDVAALARRWTEAGGDLTPPVSGASPTPASPALRALAAELLDAADALPAVATDDEPDDLAALRAQWPDAWSLSTDVTYDRLHGAWLGRAAGCLLGKPVEKIPREGIREILTATGRWPLRDWFTAKGLPADVAARWPWNRRSAPTSLAENIDGMPEDDDLNYPLLALRVLETQGRDFTSADVAQAWLDWLPGGRVFTAERVAYRNLLLGLAPPQSARRHNPFREWIGAQIRTDVYGWVNPGRPDRAAELALRDATVSHVRGGVHGALWAAALAAAAPVADTVDEVLDAAEAVLPPRSRFAATVREARALGAGTDDWERVVDELYDRHGHLHWVHVRNNAALVAAALAYGRGDLERSITAVVSGGWDTDSTGATVGAVTGALTGASGLPARWIAPLRNRLASSIAGFDGIGFDELAERTRALAEAGSGS, from the coding sequence GTGAGGTTCACCTGGGTCCAGCCGGAGGACCTGCTGCCCCACGAGTTGGCGGCCGGCCGGGACGAGGGCCGCGACGTGGCGGCCCTCGCCCGGCGGTGGACCGAGGCCGGCGGGGACCTGACCCCGCCGGTCAGCGGAGCGTCGCCCACCCCGGCCTCGCCCGCGCTGCGGGCGCTCGCGGCGGAGCTGCTGGACGCCGCCGACGCGCTGCCCGCCGTCGCCACCGACGACGAGCCGGACGACCTGGCCGCGCTCCGGGCCCAGTGGCCGGACGCCTGGTCGCTGTCGACCGACGTGACGTACGACCGGTTGCACGGCGCGTGGCTCGGGCGGGCGGCAGGATGCCTGCTCGGCAAGCCGGTGGAGAAGATCCCCCGCGAGGGGATCCGGGAGATCCTCACCGCCACCGGCCGATGGCCGCTGCGGGACTGGTTCACCGCGAAGGGACTGCCGGCCGACGTCGCCGCCCGCTGGCCCTGGAACCGGCGCAGCGCGCCGACCAGCCTCGCCGAGAACATCGACGGCATGCCCGAGGACGACGACCTGAACTACCCGCTGCTGGCCCTGCGGGTGCTCGAGACCCAGGGGCGGGACTTCACAAGCGCCGACGTGGCGCAGGCCTGGCTGGACTGGCTGCCCGGTGGGCGGGTCTTCACCGCCGAACGGGTGGCATACCGGAACCTGCTGCTCGGGCTCGCGCCACCGCAGAGCGCCCGCCGGCACAACCCGTTCCGGGAGTGGATCGGCGCGCAGATCCGCACCGACGTGTACGGCTGGGTCAACCCCGGCCGGCCGGACCGGGCCGCGGAGCTGGCCCTGCGGGACGCCACAGTCAGCCACGTCCGGGGTGGCGTGCACGGCGCGCTCTGGGCCGCCGCCCTGGCCGCCGCCGCGCCGGTCGCCGACACCGTCGACGAGGTGCTGGACGCGGCCGAGGCGGTGCTGCCGCCGCGCAGTCGGTTCGCGGCCACGGTCCGCGAGGCGCGCGCCCTCGGCGCGGGCACCGACGACTGGGAACGCGTGGTCGACGAGCTGTACGACCGCCACGGTCACCTGCACTGGGTACACGTGCGCAACAACGCCGCGCTGGTGGCCGCCGCACTGGCGTACGGCCGCGGCGACCTGGAGCGGTCCATCACCGCTGTGGTCAGTGGCGGCTGGGACACCGATTCGACAGGCGCGACCGTCGGTGCGGTGACCGGGGCGCTCACCGGGGCGTCGGGGCTGCCGGCGCGGTGGATCGCCCCGCTGCGCAACCGGCTGGCCAGCAGCATCGCCGGTTTCGACGGGATCGGTTTCGACGAGCTGGCCGAGCGGACCCGGGCCCTGGCCGAGGCGGGGAGCGGGTCATGA
- a CDS encoding ribokinase, whose amino-acid sequence MSARVAVVGSSNLDLVVTASRLPHPGETVLGENFRTVPGGKGANQAVAAARAGAACDFVGAVGDDEFGTQMRASLAGAGVGVRGLRTVAGASGIALIAVDRDAENFIVVAPGANGTLTELDADDRATIAAADVLLLQLEVPLAAVVQAAGWARGAGTTVVLNAAPAAVLPTGLFDLVDVLVVNEHEAAVVAGVFSEDPSVLLDALLELVPRVVLTRGARGAAYADRRGLRLAVPAPRIDAVDTTAAGDAFTGALAVGWAERGGATTDDTVLASLRWACAAGAACAQRHGASTALPERSAIDALYDATYRGTP is encoded by the coding sequence ATGAGCGCGCGTGTGGCCGTGGTGGGCAGCAGCAACCTGGATCTGGTGGTGACGGCGTCCCGGCTGCCCCACCCCGGCGAGACGGTGCTGGGCGAGAACTTCCGGACCGTGCCGGGCGGCAAGGGCGCCAACCAGGCGGTGGCCGCCGCGCGGGCCGGCGCGGCCTGCGACTTCGTCGGCGCGGTCGGTGACGACGAGTTCGGTACGCAGATGCGGGCCAGCCTGGCCGGCGCCGGGGTGGGCGTTCGCGGCCTGCGGACCGTCGCCGGTGCCTCCGGCATCGCGCTGATCGCCGTCGACCGGGACGCGGAGAACTTCATCGTCGTCGCGCCCGGCGCCAACGGCACGTTGACCGAGCTGGACGCCGACGACCGGGCGACCATCGCCGCGGCCGACGTGCTGCTGCTCCAGCTGGAGGTGCCGCTGGCCGCGGTGGTCCAGGCGGCCGGCTGGGCCCGGGGGGCGGGCACCACCGTCGTGCTGAACGCCGCACCGGCCGCCGTCCTGCCGACGGGGCTGTTCGACCTGGTCGACGTGCTGGTGGTCAACGAACACGAGGCGGCGGTCGTGGCCGGGGTCTTCTCCGAAGATCCGTCGGTGCTGCTCGACGCACTGCTGGAGCTGGTGCCCCGGGTGGTGCTGACCCGCGGCGCGCGCGGTGCCGCGTACGCCGACCGACGTGGTCTGCGCCTGGCGGTCCCCGCCCCGCGCATCGACGCGGTGGACACCACCGCCGCGGGCGACGCCTTCACCGGGGCGCTCGCCGTCGGCTGGGCCGAGCGTGGCGGCGCCACCACCGACGACACCGTCCTGGCGAGCCTGCGCTGGGCGTGCGCCGCCGGCGCGGCCTGCGCCCAGCGGCACGGCGCCTCCACCGCCCTGCCCGAGCGGTCCGCCATCGACGCCCTCTACGACGCGACCTACCGAGGTACACCGTGA